A portion of the Marinobacter alexandrii genome contains these proteins:
- a CDS encoding DUF5668 domain-containing protein produces the protein MTQQTRTNSKTWLGIVLVALGSYFLLRNFNLIPSFLPYWIFSWETIFVVIGGAMLVTGRREGLIFLGIGVFFLLPDILDVPRFRVRDWWPAILIIIGLSIFLRKRHSQVMQPGDLSNDFIEDTSVFGGSEKTVTSRNLKGGKITSIFGGSELNLVDVELGKKEVLIDYFCMFGGNEVTVPHDWTVINESVVVFGSFTDRRSNSHVVQDPDKVLRIKGLILFGGFEVRRG, from the coding sequence ATGACACAACAGACACGAACAAACTCTAAAACCTGGCTTGGTATAGTACTAGTAGCATTAGGTAGTTATTTTTTACTCAGGAATTTTAACTTAATCCCATCCTTTTTACCATATTGGATTTTTAGTTGGGAGACCATTTTTGTTGTCATTGGGGGGGCTATGCTTGTGACAGGTCGCAGAGAAGGATTGATTTTTTTGGGTATCGGTGTTTTCTTTTTACTTCCAGATATTCTAGATGTTCCGCGTTTCCGTGTAAGAGACTGGTGGCCGGCAATCCTTATTATTATTGGTCTATCTATTTTTCTTAGAAAAAGACATTCTCAGGTTATGCAACCAGGAGATTTATCAAATGATTTTATTGAGGATACCTCTGTATTTGGAGGGTCAGAAAAAACGGTTACTTCTCGAAATTTGAAAGGGGGGAAGATCACTTCAATTTTTGGTGGGTCGGAGTTAAATCTTGTAGATGTTGAGTTGGGAAAAAAGGAGGTGTTAATTGATTATTTCTGCATGTTTGGTGGGAATGAAGTGACAGTACCTCATGATTGGACTGTGATAAATGAATCTGTCGTGGTTTTTGGAAGCTTTACTGATAGAAGATCGAATAGTCATGTAGTACAAGATCCTGACAAGGTTTTACGAATTAAGGGCCTCATATTATTTGGAGGATTTGAAGTGCGGAGAGGCTAA
- a CDS encoding LytTR family transcriptional regulator DNA-binding domain-containing protein — translation MNKIRTLIIDDEYLARQIISEYLGEDREIEVIGECDNGFEGFKQINELRPDLVFLDVMMPKLTGFEMLELVENPPIIIFSTAYDEYAIKAFEQNAIDYLLKPYTQERFITALNKAKTKLKSQTNSRATLEKIIGGSSEKEELSRIAVRLGTKIHIVGVNEIQYLEAQDDYVKLHTTEGSFLKQQTMKYYENNLSSEDFVRIHRSYIVRIKEISRVELMGKDTHVLLLQDETQLNVSRSGYSRLKEVLNF, via the coding sequence ATGAATAAAATACGAACACTGATTATCGACGATGAATATCTGGCAAGGCAAATTATTAGCGAATACCTGGGAGAGGATAGAGAGATTGAGGTTATCGGCGAATGTGACAATGGATTTGAAGGCTTTAAGCAAATAAATGAATTACGGCCTGATTTAGTATTTCTAGATGTTATGATGCCCAAGTTGACAGGCTTTGAAATGCTGGAGTTGGTTGAGAACCCTCCGATTATCATCTTTAGTACGGCCTATGATGAATATGCGATAAAGGCATTTGAGCAGAATGCGATTGATTATTTACTAAAACCTTATACTCAAGAACGATTCATTACAGCTCTAAATAAAGCAAAGACAAAACTTAAGAGCCAAACAAATTCTCGAGCTACACTTGAAAAAATAATAGGTGGTAGTAGTGAAAAAGAAGAACTTTCAAGAATTGCAGTTAGGTTAGGAACGAAAATTCATATTGTGGGTGTAAATGAAATTCAATATTTGGAAGCTCAAGATGATTATGTGAAGCTTCATACAACAGAGGGAAGCTTCTTAAAACAACAGACAATGAAGTACTACGAGAACAATCTCTCCAGCGAAGATTTTGTTCGAATTCATCGATCATACATTGTTCGCATCAAAGAAATATCTAGGGTGGAATTAATGGGTAAAGACACCCATGTATTGCTGCTTCAAGATGAAACTCAACTCAATGTCAGTAGGTCTGGATATTCAAGATTAAAAGAAGTACTTAATTTTTAA
- a CDS encoding histidine kinase, translated as MKHPILSGSGYKFYMIVWLVIMLVHGSVLYFYYDFSISVALGDSLIYNLIYGAIVPGFWFIVVFGGLNKDSISLLATHLGAATISIAVWLTASGVILKIIFNTNGSYIQFLQDATIWRVIIGSLFYSISVLLFYLIRYYQDMQERMNRELELQNLLKDSELRMLKSQINPHFIFNSLNSVSALTVTNPKDARDMVIKLSDFLRYSLGKGNEELTPLNREVENVSLYLNIEKIRFGDKLVFEKEIDPKTENILLPNMILQPLVENAIKHGVYDSVEPVLIRLKCFMNGQILRISLENSFDKTAIPVRGEGIGLENVKKRLDLVYGKKDLLAINKSTELFEVVIEVPLKESDHE; from the coding sequence ATGAAGCATCCAATTCTGAGCGGTTCTGGTTACAAGTTTTACATGATCGTATGGCTTGTGATCATGCTTGTTCATGGTTCGGTGCTTTACTTCTATTACGACTTCTCTATTTCGGTTGCCCTTGGAGATAGCTTGATCTACAACCTTATCTATGGAGCTATTGTGCCTGGATTTTGGTTTATTGTAGTTTTTGGAGGGTTAAATAAAGACAGTATATCACTCTTAGCTACTCACCTGGGAGCTGCGACGATTTCCATTGCCGTTTGGCTGACGGCTTCAGGAGTAATTTTAAAAATCATCTTTAATACCAACGGGAGCTACATTCAGTTTTTGCAAGATGCCACTATATGGCGGGTGATAATTGGTTCATTGTTCTATAGTATAAGTGTGCTTCTCTTTTACTTAATTCGGTATTATCAGGACATGCAAGAACGGATGAATAGGGAGTTAGAACTTCAAAACCTACTTAAGGATTCTGAGCTTCGGATGCTCAAATCTCAGATTAATCCGCACTTCATATTTAATAGCCTCAATTCCGTAAGTGCCCTGACCGTTACTAATCCGAAAGATGCTAGAGACATGGTAATTAAGCTAAGCGATTTTCTAAGATATTCGCTTGGAAAGGGAAATGAAGAGTTAACTCCTTTGAATAGAGAGGTTGAAAATGTAAGCCTTTATCTAAACATTGAAAAAATTAGATTTGGCGATAAACTGGTATTTGAAAAGGAGATTGATCCGAAAACTGAGAATATCCTTTTGCCAAATATGATTTTACAGCCACTTGTTGAAAATGCAATCAAACATGGTGTCTATGATAGTGTAGAGCCCGTTCTAATTAGGCTAAAGTGCTTTATGAATGGGCAGATACTTAGAATTAGCCTTGAAAATAGTTTTGATAAGACAGCAATTCCTGTGAGGGGAGAAGGTATCGGATTGGAGAATGTGAAGAAACGACTGGATCTAGTATATGGTAAAAAAGATTTGCTGGCTATAAATAAAAGCACAGAATTATTTGAAGTAGTTATTGAAGTTCCTCTGAAAGAATCTGATCATGAATAA
- a CDS encoding AraC family transcriptional regulator: MKLDPKVNKKLSSPPLEKVVMPHEGSILVRHFHVNHRNTRPYWHYHPELELVYVKGGSGKRHIGSHLSYFKEGELVLIGSNLPHQGFTDRICGNESETVIQMLPNFLGEDFFHIPEMKDILSLFERSKMGIVFGDQDKEVIGPKIEALVNQDKFSQILCLIEVLRGLSLSKDYKILNADGFSMITKPHDNDRLNKVLNYIKENFKEPISLAEMGDLVSMTEPSFCRYFKRITAKTFTQFLNEYRLVHASKLLSEKQVSITEVCFESGFSNYSHFVIQFKSFTGKSPSAYRKDIQKIL, encoded by the coding sequence TTGAAGTTAGATCCTAAAGTCAATAAAAAACTATCCAGTCCTCCTTTAGAGAAGGTAGTCATGCCTCATGAAGGGTCAATACTTGTGCGTCACTTCCATGTTAATCACAGAAACACAAGGCCTTATTGGCACTATCACCCTGAACTCGAATTGGTTTATGTAAAAGGAGGAAGTGGGAAAAGACATATAGGAAGTCATCTTTCTTATTTTAAAGAAGGGGAGTTAGTACTGATTGGCTCTAACCTCCCGCATCAAGGCTTTACTGATCGTATTTGTGGCAATGAAAGTGAAACGGTCATTCAAATGCTTCCAAATTTCCTGGGTGAGGATTTTTTTCATATCCCTGAAATGAAAGACATTTTAAGTCTATTCGAAAGATCTAAAATGGGAATAGTCTTTGGAGACCAGGATAAAGAAGTGATTGGTCCTAAAATTGAAGCATTAGTTAATCAGGACAAATTCAGTCAAATCCTATGTCTTATTGAGGTTCTAAGAGGTCTTTCTTTATCAAAAGATTATAAAATTCTGAATGCAGATGGTTTTTCAATGATTACCAAACCCCATGACAATGATCGTTTGAACAAGGTCTTGAATTACATCAAAGAAAACTTTAAAGAGCCTATTTCTCTAGCAGAGATGGGTGATTTAGTAAGCATGACTGAACCTTCATTTTGCAGATACTTTAAGCGAATCACGGCCAAAACATTCACACAATTTCTAAATGAATATAGATTAGTTCATGCCTCAAAATTACTTTCTGAAAAACAAGTTAGCATTACAGAGGTGTGCTTCGAGAGTGGTTTTAGCAATTATTCTCATTTTGTAATACAATTCAAATCTTTTACGGGAAAGAGTCCGTCCGCCTACAGAAAAGATATTCAGAAAATTCTATAA
- the eno gene encoding phosphopyruvate hydratase: MSVIESVFARQIMDSRGNPTIEVEVITESGYIGRAAVPSGASTGEHEAIELRDGDKSRYMGKGVQKAVDNVNDIIAPEIEGLLVVEQAYIDQLMIDLDGTPNKSKLGANAILGVSLAVAKAGADACQLPLYRYIGGVNAKVLPLPMMNIINGGSHSDAPIAFQEFMIRPIGAPTFSEALRMGSEIFHHLKAIIHDKGLSTAVGDEGGFAPNFKGGTEEALESVIAAIKQAGYKPGEEVTIALDCASSEFFVDGKYDYSKFEGANGAKRTSAEQADYLAKLANDYPIDSIEDGCDENDWEGWKTLTEKIGDKCQLVGDDLLVTNVKFLKRAIEEKAANSILIKVNQIGTLTETLDAIEMAHKAGWTAVVSHRSGETEDATIADIAVATNAGQIKTGSMSRSDRMAKYNQLLRIEEELDYVAVYPS, from the coding sequence ATGAGTGTAATTGAAAGTGTATTTGCCCGTCAAATCATGGATTCGAGAGGGAATCCTACCATTGAAGTAGAAGTAATCACAGAGTCAGGCTATATAGGTAGAGCTGCAGTGCCTTCAGGAGCATCAACTGGTGAACATGAAGCTATTGAACTTAGAGATGGAGACAAGTCTAGGTATATGGGTAAAGGGGTACAGAAGGCGGTTGATAATGTAAATGATATAATAGCACCTGAAATAGAAGGCTTATTGGTGGTGGAGCAAGCATATATTGATCAATTAATGATTGATTTGGATGGTACACCTAACAAATCGAAATTAGGAGCGAATGCAATTTTAGGGGTTTCTTTAGCTGTGGCTAAAGCAGGGGCGGATGCATGTCAACTGCCTCTTTATAGATACATCGGAGGAGTGAATGCGAAGGTGCTACCATTACCAATGATGAATATCATCAATGGAGGATCACATTCTGATGCACCTATAGCATTTCAAGAATTTATGATTAGACCTATTGGTGCACCCACATTTAGTGAGGCATTGAGAATGGGATCCGAAATTTTCCATCATCTAAAAGCGATCATCCATGATAAGGGTTTAAGTACGGCCGTTGGTGATGAGGGGGGCTTTGCTCCAAATTTTAAGGGAGGTACTGAAGAAGCACTTGAAAGCGTAATAGCTGCAATCAAACAAGCAGGCTACAAGCCAGGGGAGGAAGTGACCATCGCTTTGGATTGTGCTTCATCAGAGTTTTTTGTAGATGGCAAGTATGATTATTCAAAATTCGAGGGAGCTAACGGTGCTAAAAGAACAAGTGCAGAACAAGCCGATTATCTTGCGAAGCTTGCAAATGATTATCCGATTGATAGCATTGAAGATGGATGTGATGAAAATGATTGGGAAGGCTGGAAAACACTGACGGAGAAAATTGGTGATAAATGCCAACTAGTAGGAGATGATCTATTGGTAACAAATGTGAAATTCCTGAAAAGAGCGATCGAAGAAAAAGCAGCTAACTCAATTTTGATAAAGGTCAATCAGATTGGAACCTTAACAGAAACCTTAGATGCCATTGAAATGGCTCATAAAGCAGGTTGGACGGCTGTTGTTTCTCATCGATCTGGAGAGACAGAGGATGCTACAATTGCCGATATTGCTGTCGCAACTAATGCTGGTCAAATTAAAACTGGATCTATGAGTAGGTCAGATAGAATGGCTAAATACAATCAACTTCTTCGAATAGAAGAAGAGTTAGATTATGTAGCTGTGTATCCAAGCTAA
- a CDS encoding LytTR family DNA-binding domain-containing protein — MIRCIIIDDEPLARDVLESYTKDLPSLKLVAICKDAIEAMDILNREEIDLIFLDINMPKLSGLNFYKALSKKPKVIFTTAYAEHAVEGFELEAVDYLLKPFSFERFIKAVNKISMEESNQKDDFIMLKADKRSHKINYNQILYFESLGDYVKAHLVNEKILIISETLKKLEELLPSSFLRVHKSYILSIPHLEYLEGNQAKISDTKIPIGQSYRDKVNDIFKK; from the coding sequence ATGATTAGATGCATAATTATAGATGATGAGCCTCTAGCCAGAGATGTTTTGGAATCTTACACGAAAGATTTACCATCTTTGAAGCTCGTTGCAATTTGCAAGGACGCCATAGAAGCAATGGACATATTAAATCGAGAAGAGATTGATTTAATCTTTCTTGACATTAACATGCCTAAACTATCAGGCCTTAATTTTTACAAGGCACTATCTAAGAAACCAAAAGTGATTTTTACTACTGCATATGCTGAACATGCGGTAGAAGGTTTCGAATTAGAAGCAGTTGACTATTTACTGAAGCCATTCTCTTTTGAGCGATTTATTAAGGCTGTGAATAAGATATCCATGGAGGAATCAAACCAGAAAGATGACTTCATCATGCTAAAAGCTGACAAACGATCACACAAAATCAACTATAATCAAATATTGTATTTTGAATCACTTGGGGATTATGTGAAGGCTCATTTAGTTAATGAAAAAATTCTAATCATTAGTGAGACACTTAAGAAATTGGAAGAGCTACTTCCTTCATCATTTTTAAGAGTACACAAATCATATATTCTCTCTATTCCTCATTTAGAATACTTAGAGGGAAATCAAGCTAAAATCAGTGATACAAAAATCCCGATAGGGCAATCCTATCGGGATAAAGTGAATGATATCTTTAAAAAATAG
- a CDS encoding TlpA disulfide reductase family protein produces MKNLALYSTLLLITLSSFAQLEVTLYGDVNDSTLIKRKQSMEEKGWTVQIRPEDSRGDDSGDQEFINRWTNKKLPAFELTDMNGKNLSNDDLKGKMVHINFWSVTCKPCIEEFPELNELKNKYGDEVIFLAIAPESDKKVNKVLKKHALEYRSFANAELFFEELGIDGYPKNLFIKEDGTIEKIIDGTHYKIEQVDDKATMVPDNFQYYDKVLDKMTNAGI; encoded by the coding sequence ATGAAAAACCTAGCACTGTACTCCACGCTACTTCTTATCACACTTTCTTCTTTTGCTCAGCTGGAGGTCACACTCTATGGTGATGTAAACGACTCAACACTTATAAAGCGCAAGCAATCCATGGAGGAAAAGGGTTGGACCGTCCAAATAAGACCAGAAGACAGCCGGGGTGACGATTCAGGAGATCAGGAGTTTATCAATAGATGGACAAATAAAAAACTGCCAGCATTTGAGCTAACGGATATGAATGGAAAAAACCTTTCGAATGATGATCTGAAAGGAAAAATGGTACATATCAATTTTTGGAGTGTTACTTGCAAGCCATGTATTGAAGAATTTCCAGAACTAAATGAATTGAAGAATAAGTATGGTGATGAGGTTATTTTTCTTGCCATCGCTCCTGAAAGTGACAAAAAAGTCAATAAAGTCCTAAAAAAACATGCGTTGGAATATCGATCATTTGCTAATGCAGAGCTATTTTTTGAAGAGTTAGGTATTGATGGTTACCCAAAAAATTTATTCATCAAAGAGGATGGAACCATTGAAAAAATTATTGATGGAACTCATTACAAAATTGAACAGGTAGATGATAAAGCCACTATGGTTCCTGATAATTTTCAATACTATGATAAGGTGTTAGACAAAATGACCAATGCAGGTATTTAA
- a CDS encoding histidine kinase, producing the protein MISFIRRVISKTWIQHLVFWMLSLYGIGSYFSISNEVKVIDFIYSLFFHIPLLTLVYFNIRYHLPKFLQKERYLIYGLLSFLNIALAYFLHEIIFEVLIPVLPTDFYMVSFTDFSVLITIFIIYLALTTLLKLSKSWYQLQQLEKEKLSLELNSLKMQINPHFLFNSLNSVYSLSLKKSDQTPQVILGLSNLLRYMIYEVSEERVPLLKEVESLRNYLNLQKLRVDETADIQLDISGEINNQKLAPLLFFPLIENSFKHGLKSNNNFVHVKLEVTEKALVFMIKNNKGKVDEPEDGRYGGIGLENVRKRLDIIYNKKASMEVKNKDESFEVTLTIDLDD; encoded by the coding sequence ATGATTTCATTCATCAGAAGAGTGATCTCAAAAACATGGATTCAACATCTGGTTTTCTGGATGTTGTCTCTTTATGGAATAGGGAGTTACTTTTCCATTTCTAATGAAGTCAAGGTTATTGACTTTATATACTCTTTGTTTTTCCATATTCCTTTATTGACACTTGTCTATTTCAACATTCGGTATCATCTACCTAAGTTTCTTCAAAAAGAGCGATACCTGATTTATGGTCTACTAAGTTTCCTCAATATTGCATTAGCTTATTTTCTACATGAAATAATCTTTGAAGTATTGATCCCAGTATTGCCTACTGATTTTTACATGGTTTCATTTACAGATTTTTCTGTCTTGATCACCATATTTATCATTTATCTAGCATTAACTACACTGCTTAAGCTCTCCAAATCATGGTATCAGCTTCAGCAATTGGAAAAGGAAAAGCTCTCACTTGAATTGAATTCATTGAAAATGCAGATCAACCCCCACTTCCTTTTCAATAGCTTAAACAGTGTTTACTCACTCTCATTAAAAAAAAGCGATCAAACTCCACAGGTCATACTTGGACTTTCAAATCTTCTACGGTATATGATCTATGAAGTGTCTGAAGAAAGAGTTCCTCTTTTGAAAGAAGTAGAATCGTTGCGAAATTATTTGAATCTCCAGAAACTTAGGGTAGATGAAACTGCCGATATTCAGCTAGACATCAGTGGTGAAATTAATAATCAAAAACTAGCTCCATTATTATTCTTCCCGCTGATAGAAAATAGTTTTAAACATGGTCTCAAGAGTAATAACAACTTTGTCCATGTAAAACTGGAGGTGACCGAAAAGGCACTGGTATTTATGATTAAGAATAACAAAGGAAAAGTAGACGAACCTGAGGATGGAAGGTATGGTGGCATAGGGCTTGAAAATGTTAGAAAGCGACTTGATATAATTTATAATAAAAAAGCATCCATGGAAGTCAAAAACAAAGACGAAAGTTTTGAAGTAACACTAACCATTGATTTGGATGATTAG
- a CDS encoding BlaI/MecI/CopY family transcriptional regulator codes for MKELTKAEEQLMHYLWTLEKAYLKDIVEQYPEPAPAYTTISTVVNVLVKKGFIGFNTHGKSREYYPLVTKKTYSEQSMKGLMSNFFDNSAKQFASFFTSQKNLSVEELQEIRKLIDDQIAQRKS; via the coding sequence ATGAAGGAATTGACCAAAGCAGAGGAACAACTGATGCATTACCTCTGGACACTTGAAAAAGCATACTTAAAAGACATTGTAGAGCAATATCCAGAGCCTGCTCCTGCATACACAACTATTTCAACAGTGGTAAATGTATTGGTGAAGAAGGGGTTTATTGGATTTAATACACATGGAAAATCTAGAGAATATTACCCTCTGGTTACAAAAAAGACATATTCTGAACAATCAATGAAAGGCTTGATGAGCAATTTTTTTGATAACTCTGCTAAACAATTTGCTTCTTTCTTCACGTCTCAAAAGAATCTTTCTGTAGAAGAACTACAGGAAATTAGAAAACTCATTGATGACCAAATAGCACAACGCAAGTCATGA
- a CDS encoding peptidoglycan DD-metalloendopeptidase family protein: MNEVIIYLIKVIAIHGLLYLVYRLFLHRSARHSPNRGYLLLSFLLAFIIPFLEIPQIEEAPILPDDSSFIIWLSEPSNSLEEFELVPVEEQSSFSYWSLLPWLYGVLALGFLIRSVVSIFILQRLKKHSEPVKKRWFTLFRTTHNRPFSFFTNVFIPKSLFGSPAFDQILAHECVHVRQFHSVDRLLLDFVGSLFWFNPFIYLYRNALIEIHEYQADEEVVNRFKDPIGYQEILFSQLQSVEYSGLVSHFNFSMIKKRIVMMNKQRKMSGWVYALTAPIILVIAFAFSSKEAIEPIEKVGNEIADLLGPEPSLGILPFWDASEFKVKTQFNSKEKDNKPSISPVKDSDLIRLSSGFGMRTHPIYKVKKMHQGVDFSCRMGSEIMASADGLVVEISEKSGGYGKMITIDHQNGHKSRYAQLSEFKVKNGDRVTIGEVIALSGSSGASTAPHLHYEIIKDGEHVDPIDYITDYSLRAKSSINESENETQDYTPSILPFKSTDNVSMTSGFGMRMHPVDKVRQHHRGIDFSSPIGTTVIATADGVIHNAEAHDKYGKFVLIDHGDAYMTRYAHLSKMDVKRGDAVKRGDKIGESGNSGASKEPHLHYEVMKVGTGYVDPIDYIKNFTVKPKTIWIKDSPKKPSDDSQEKEDGEVEETVAVSEREKEGLELARVEKPDAKVRVEWEIDEEEREKTEVLRKIQEEKLKFGDSKQEGRVSYLGDKQPLFVIDDEVVDNVSDLDPNDIQEVTVLKDKSATRLYGKKGKNGVIVIKTKDKYKKKEKSKNKNKSDQSAKFSREEIIRTQRELAALGYFELEKKPLMKPYKVLIDPGHGGMDDGTKSSSGITEKHLALEVSKAIGNYFDDNKDIIIQFTRESDAGISLKDRSKASEEVDLMISIHLDADIDSKADFTSVFVAPGTDFYEESLKVSQRIGKELTSINRESRIGLSDLYVLRTAKCPAIHVNLGFLSNEDDATYINSMEGKNKIATSISKAIELIATSKS; this comes from the coding sequence ATGAACGAAGTGATCATTTATCTGATTAAGGTAATAGCTATTCATGGGCTACTCTACCTAGTCTATCGCCTTTTCCTTCATAGGAGCGCGCGGCATTCACCTAATCGTGGATATCTACTGCTTTCCTTCCTACTGGCCTTTATTATTCCTTTTCTTGAAATACCTCAAATTGAAGAAGCGCCCATTTTACCTGATGATAGCTCATTCATCATATGGCTTTCAGAGCCATCAAACTCTCTGGAGGAATTTGAATTGGTTCCTGTGGAAGAGCAGAGTTCTTTTTCATATTGGTCACTGCTACCGTGGTTATATGGAGTGCTGGCCTTAGGCTTTTTGATTAGATCAGTCGTATCCATATTTATACTTCAAAGATTAAAAAAACATTCAGAGCCCGTCAAAAAACGATGGTTTACGCTCTTTAGGACTACACATAATCGTCCGTTTAGTTTCTTTACAAATGTATTTATTCCTAAGTCGCTTTTTGGATCACCTGCATTTGATCAGATACTTGCGCATGAATGTGTACATGTACGGCAGTTTCATTCAGTGGATAGACTGCTATTGGATTTCGTTGGTTCGCTGTTTTGGTTCAATCCCTTCATTTATCTGTACCGAAATGCACTTATCGAAATTCACGAATATCAAGCAGACGAGGAGGTGGTCAATCGATTCAAAGATCCGATTGGCTATCAGGAAATATTATTTTCACAATTACAGTCTGTGGAATACTCTGGTTTGGTAAGTCATTTCAATTTTTCAATGATTAAAAAAAGGATTGTAATGATGAACAAACAACGTAAGATGTCTGGGTGGGTCTATGCACTGACTGCTCCGATAATTCTAGTAATTGCTTTTGCTTTTTCTAGTAAAGAAGCCATTGAACCAATTGAAAAAGTTGGGAATGAGATCGCGGACCTTTTAGGTCCCGAACCAAGTCTTGGCATACTTCCTTTCTGGGATGCTTCTGAATTCAAAGTGAAAACTCAATTCAATAGTAAAGAGAAGGATAATAAACCTTCCATTTCTCCTGTGAAAGATTCTGATTTGATCCGATTATCATCTGGCTTTGGTATGCGTACGCATCCTATTTACAAGGTGAAGAAGATGCATCAAGGTGTAGATTTCTCATGTAGAATGGGATCAGAAATTATGGCAAGTGCAGATGGTTTAGTGGTTGAAATTTCTGAAAAATCTGGTGGGTATGGAAAGATGATAACGATAGATCATCAAAATGGACACAAGTCAAGATACGCTCAACTTTCAGAATTCAAAGTGAAAAATGGAGATAGAGTGACCATAGGAGAGGTAATCGCTCTTTCAGGTAGCTCGGGAGCATCTACAGCTCCGCACTTACATTATGAGATTATAAAAGATGGAGAGCACGTTGATCCGATTGATTATATAACAGACTATAGTCTTAGAGCAAAAAGTAGCATAAACGAATCGGAAAATGAGACTCAAGATTATACGCCATCCATTTTACCCTTTAAGAGTACTGATAATGTGAGTATGACATCCGGTTTTGGTATGCGAATGCATCCTGTAGATAAAGTAAGGCAGCATCATAGAGGAATTGATTTTTCAAGTCCGATTGGTACCACTGTGATTGCTACAGCTGATGGTGTGATTCATAATGCTGAAGCTCATGATAAATATGGAAAATTTGTTTTAATAGATCATGGTGATGCGTATATGACCAGGTATGCTCACCTATCCAAGATGGATGTGAAACGTGGAGATGCAGTTAAGCGTGGAGATAAAATTGGGGAAAGTGGTAATTCAGGGGCGTCTAAAGAACCCCACCTTCATTATGAAGTGATGAAAGTAGGTACAGGATATGTGGACCCGATAGACTACATTAAAAATTTTACGGTTAAGCCTAAAACTATCTGGATTAAAGACTCTCCAAAAAAGCCTTCTGATGATTCACAAGAAAAAGAAGATGGAGAAGTTGAGGAAACTGTGGCCGTATCCGAGAGAGAAAAAGAAGGACTTGAGTTGGCTCGTGTAGAAAAACCTGATGCCAAAGTTAGAGTTGAATGGGAAATAGATGAGGAAGAGAGAGAGAAGACTGAGGTTCTTAGAAAGATTCAAGAGGAGAAATTGAAATTTGGTGATTCAAAGCAGGAGGGGAGGGTTAGCTATCTTGGTGACAAGCAGCCTCTGTTTGTAATTGATGATGAGGTAGTAGATAATGTAAGCGACTTGGATCCTAACGATATTCAGGAGGTTACAGTATTGAAAGACAAAAGTGCGACCAGGTTGTATGGAAAAAAAGGGAAAAATGGAGTGATCGTAATCAAGACCAAAGACAAATACAAGAAAAAAGAAAAATCGAAGAATAAGAACAAGTCAGATCAAAGTGCAAAGTTTAGTAGAGAGGAGATAATAAGAACACAAAGAGAACTTGCAGCTCTTGGATACTTCGAATTAGAGAAGAAACCCTTAATGAAACCCTATAAAGTACTCATTGATCCTGGTCATGGAGGAATGGATGATGGCACTAAATCTTCTTCTGGGATAACAGAGAAACATCTTGCTTTAGAGGTTAGTAAAGCAATAGGTAACTATTTTGATGATAATAAAGACATAATCATTCAGTTTACTAGAGAAAGCGATGCAGGTATTAGTTTAAAGGATCGATCCAAAGCTTCCGAGGAGGTTGACTTAATGATCTCCATTCATCTGGATGCAGACATTGATTCAAAGGCGGACTTTACAAGTGTTTTCGTTGCTCCAGGAACCGACTTCTATGAGGAATCATTGAAAGTATCTCAACGTATTGGCAAAGAGCTTACGAGCATCAATCGTGAAAGTAGGATCGGCTTATCTGACTTGTATGTTTTAAGAACGGCAAAATGTCCTGCAATACATGTAAATCTTGGTTTTTTATCTAATGAAGATGATGCAACATATATCAATTCAATGGAGGGTAAAAACAAGATTGCTACAAGTATTTCAAAAGCAATAGAGCTAATTGCCACCAGCAAGAGTTAA